GCTCGACTCCCCGGTCCCGGCCAGCGCGAAACCCGTCCCGTGGTCGACGGACGTGCGGATGATCGGGAGCCCGAGCGTGACGTTCACGCCCTCGACGGCGTCCCATGCGCCCCGCTCGCGGTCAAAGCGGAAGCCGAGCATCTTGGTGGGTATGTGCCCCTGGTCGTGGTACATGCAGACGACGATGTCGTACCACCCGCCGTTCATCTCGGGGAAGACGCTGTCGGGCGGCAGGGGCCCGCGGGCGTCGATCCCCTCGGAGCGCGCGGCCTCGATCGCCGGGATGATCTCCTCGACCTCCTCGGTCCCAAAGAGCCCGTTCTCACCGGCGTGCGGGTTGAGGCCGGCAACGGCGACGCGAGGTCGCTCGATGCCGAGGTCGCGGCAGGCCCGCCACGCGAGACGTATCACCTCGAGCACGCGGGGCGTGCGCACGCGCTCGCACGCCTCCCTGAGGGAGCAGTGCGTGGACACGTGCGCGACGCGGAAGTCGTGGTGGCAGAGCATCATGGCGTAGCTGGCGGTGTGCGTGTAGTGGGCGTAGATCTCAGTGTGGCCGTCGAAGTGCATGTCGCGCGGGGCGAGGGCGAGGTTGAGGGCCTCCTTGTTGAGGGCGTTGGTAACCGTGGCGTCGACCTCACCGGCGAGCGCGAGCTCGATGGTCGTCCTCACGCTCTCGAAGGCAGCCCAGCCGGCTTCCGGGGAGACGCGGCCCAGCTGG
Above is a genomic segment from Olsenella timonensis containing:
- the pdxA gene encoding 4-hydroxythreonine-4-phosphate dehydrogenase PdxA produces the protein MSREERPVVAITMGDPAGNGPELCVKALSDVALYDRCRPIVVGDAGVIGRARGYVSHPEVRVNAVSEVSGARFVPGVIDVLDLALVPDVAALQLGRVSPEAGWAAFESVRTTIELALAGEVDATVTNALNKEALNLALAPRDMHFDGHTEIYAHYTHTASYAMMLCHHDFRVAHVSTHCSLREACERVRTPRVLEVIRLAWRACRDLGIERPRVAVAGLNPHAGENGLFGTEEVEEIIPAIEAARSEGIDARGPLPPDSVFPEMNGGWYDIVVCMYHDQGHIPTKMLGFRFDRERGAWDAVEGVNVTLGLPIIRTSVDHGTGFALAGTGESSERSLVNAIDYAIRLSSGRPSAR